A part of Planococcus sp. MB-3u-03 genomic DNA contains:
- a CDS encoding DUF2294 domain-containing protein, which produces MTQEKTVESIISGFTASILREHFGKGPSSVYVTIYKSFVCIQIRDFLAPMERILLDQNEKNRVLKTRDLLMVELMAEFKRNFWKQADLDVMELYADWNLDDHSGMILGVLEEPKSHKLRWPEEVDETELRKEVIRLSIAGQKEPEETNFFWLNDRTLLIERIGIFTLLEKELIKNEFQEALKLAKRPLEYMLFAESEVPTIVNRPLIGSYVDWDFEEDKGYALLAFKK; this is translated from the coding sequence ATGACACAAGAGAAAACGGTCGAATCCATCATCAGCGGTTTCACTGCATCCATCTTGCGGGAGCATTTCGGCAAAGGGCCAAGCTCAGTGTATGTGACCATTTACAAGTCGTTCGTCTGCATTCAGATCCGGGATTTCCTGGCGCCGATGGAGAGAATTCTGTTAGATCAGAATGAAAAGAACCGCGTGTTGAAAACCAGGGATTTATTGATGGTTGAGTTGATGGCCGAATTCAAGAGGAATTTCTGGAAGCAAGCCGACCTCGATGTGATGGAGTTGTATGCCGATTGGAATTTGGACGATCATTCCGGCATGATTCTGGGGGTATTGGAAGAACCAAAATCGCATAAACTCAGGTGGCCGGAAGAAGTGGATGAAACGGAACTCCGGAAAGAAGTGATCCGTTTAAGCATCGCCGGACAGAAAGAACCGGAAGAAACCAATTTCTTTTGGCTGAACGACCGGACACTGCTCATTGAACGGATCGGCATTTTTACTTTGCTGGAGAAAGAACTGATTAAAAATGAATTTCAGGAAGCCTTGAAACTGGCAAAACGGCCGCTGGAGTATATGTTATTTGCAGAATCGGAAGTGCCCACAATCGTCAACCGCCCGTTAATCGGCAGTTATGTTGACTGGGACTTTGAAGAAGATAAAGGCTACGCGCTACTGGCCTTTAAGAAATAA
- a CDS encoding NUDIX domain-containing protein, producing MNTTRSHGFQFLNFLFMEEHEIHQFETIAGSFAVIKCGGKNSMVYNKWREQWELPAGRREGGETSKQCAVRELYEESGQVIEDLEFKGLLKLQHTEIREIKYNPVFLGTVEKLQPFLPNDETTEMKLWDTKEDIGVLDEMDIKILDYI from the coding sequence ATGAACACGACAAGAAGCCATGGCTTTCAATTTCTGAACTTTCTATTTATGGAGGAACATGAGATCCATCAGTTTGAGACAATTGCAGGTTCATTTGCAGTCATTAAATGCGGCGGCAAAAATTCGATGGTCTACAATAAATGGCGCGAGCAATGGGAACTGCCGGCTGGCAGGAGAGAAGGCGGAGAGACATCGAAGCAATGTGCCGTAAGGGAATTGTATGAAGAATCCGGCCAGGTGATTGAGGACTTGGAATTCAAAGGCTTGCTCAAACTACAGCATACTGAAATTAGGGAAATCAAATACAATCCTGTTTTTCTTGGAACGGTAGAGAAGTTACAGCCCTTTCTGCCAAACGACGAAACGACGGAAATGAAGTTATGGGATACAAAAGAGGACATCGGGGTCCTGGATGAGATGGATATTAAAATTCTCGATTATATTTAA
- a CDS encoding ArsR/SmtB family transcription factor, which yields MPPNELIQGHKALGDGLRLNVLHYLCQGPAPLQEMSERFKMAKTTLHHQLTLLKAAKFVKVDKGVYSIQPEKLKAFSTQLNRYLKLDE from the coding sequence GTGCCGCCGAACGAATTGATCCAAGGGCATAAAGCGCTTGGCGACGGGCTGCGCTTGAATGTCTTGCATTATTTATGCCAGGGCCCTGCTCCCTTGCAGGAAATGAGTGAGCGATTCAAAATGGCCAAGACGACTTTGCATCATCAATTGACCTTGTTGAAAGCGGCGAAGTTTGTCAAGGTCGATAAAGGCGTCTATTCGATTCAGCCAGAGAAACTCAAAGCGTTTTCTACTCAATTGAACCGATATTTAAAACTGGATGAGTGA
- a CDS encoding four-helix bundle copper-binding protein has translation MAQEQHQQLLETLHDCMAACNHCFDACLQEDDVKMMAECIRLDRECADMCAYLEQAITRNSPFVSQLAKVCAEICQTCGDECQKHADMHDHCKRCAEACHKCAEACRSIA, from the coding sequence ATGGCTCAAGAACAACACCAGCAATTGCTCGAAACGCTGCACGATTGCATGGCAGCGTGCAACCATTGCTTCGATGCTTGCTTACAGGAAGACGATGTCAAGATGATGGCGGAATGCATCCGGTTGGACCGGGAATGCGCAGATATGTGCGCGTATCTGGAACAAGCGATTACCCGCAATTCACCGTTCGTTTCCCAACTGGCTAAAGTATGTGCAGAAATCTGCCAGACTTGCGGCGACGAATGCCAGAAACACGCCGATATGCACGATCATTGCAAACGCTGTGCAGAAGCTTGCCATAAATGCGCGGAAGCTTGCCGTTCAATCGCATAA
- a CDS encoding VOC family protein, whose product MISKIGQVMVYVRDQDAAVAFWKEKMGFVVLQDVENDGMRWIEIAPREDAETSIVLHDKNLLEQMDTGLSLETPSLLFYANNFEQLRNELAEKGVTVGDIVEMPTGRTFNFADAEDNYFAVREMD is encoded by the coding sequence ATGATTTCAAAAATCGGACAGGTCATGGTGTATGTGCGCGACCAGGACGCAGCTGTTGCGTTTTGGAAGGAGAAGATGGGCTTTGTGGTTTTGCAAGACGTCGAAAATGATGGCATGCGGTGGATCGAAATTGCGCCTCGTGAAGATGCGGAGACGAGCATCGTCTTGCATGACAAGAATTTGCTCGAGCAGATGGATACGGGCTTGAGTTTGGAGACGCCGTCGCTATTGTTTTACGCGAACAATTTCGAGCAGCTGCGGAATGAGTTGGCGGAAAAAGGTGTCACGGTCGGCGATATCGTCGAGATGCCGACAGGTCGGACGTTCAATTTCGCCGATGCTGAAGACAACTATTTCGCTGTGCGCGAGATGGATTAA
- a CDS encoding peroxiredoxin family protein — protein MNRLQLGDLAPSFTLPRAEGGDYSLQQDLSERPGWRFVIFFRGSWCPVCNEELQEIQDSLSYFEGKDIHFTFLSTDNQQDLNEMKEKHGLTSPILADATEDILKQYGVYHHGEDALYEDHGIHGEPAYYLLDEEGKVMYQQQQTSPFGRPHAKELRKIAAYIRKNLK, from the coding sequence ATGAATAGACTACAATTAGGGGATTTAGCCCCATCATTTACATTGCCGCGCGCTGAAGGCGGAGATTACTCATTGCAACAGGACTTATCTGAACGTCCAGGCTGGCGCTTTGTCATTTTCTTCAGAGGCTCGTGGTGTCCAGTATGCAACGAAGAATTGCAGGAAATCCAAGACAGCCTATCGTATTTTGAAGGCAAGGATATCCATTTCACGTTCTTGTCCACAGACAATCAGCAGGACCTTAATGAAATGAAAGAAAAACACGGCTTGACCTCTCCAATCTTGGCCGATGCGACTGAAGACATCTTGAAACAATACGGGGTCTACCATCATGGAGAAGACGCATTGTACGAAGACCATGGCATTCACGGCGAGCCAGCTTATTACTTGCTCGATGAAGAAGGCAAGGTCATGTACCAGCAGCAGCAAACGAGCCCATTCGGCCGTCCGCACGCAAAAGAATTACGCAAAATCGCTGCGTACATCCGTAAAAACCTAAAATAA
- a CDS encoding alpha/beta fold hydrolase, producing the protein MVGIVFAKRFPSKVKSLTISGVTAEKPDNWAQLREQETRNQQQIFQYEETNAYFDQLHKGDWRKLIEMRQREEWYPFEETNDLSGIHAPILYIAGEGNPNETKGVLYYPNKHENVRVSVIPFASHLVHAEQAELHAKTLELFLSHVD; encoded by the coding sequence TTGGTCGGAATCGTGTTCGCGAAGCGCTTTCCATCCAAAGTGAAAAGCCTGACGATATCTGGCGTCACGGCAGAAAAGCCGGATAACTGGGCGCAATTGCGTGAACAGGAAACGCGTAACCAACAACAGATTTTCCAATACGAGGAAACGAATGCGTATTTTGACCAACTGCATAAAGGCGATTGGCGGAAGCTTATCGAAATGAGGCAGCGTGAAGAATGGTATCCATTCGAAGAAACGAACGATTTGTCCGGCATTCATGCACCGATCCTCTACATCGCAGGAGAAGGCAACCCGAACGAAACGAAAGGCGTCTTGTATTACCCCAACAAGCATGAAAATGTCCGCGTATCGGTCATTCCCTTCGCATCCCATTTGGTTCATGCCGAACAAGCGGAATTGCATGCGAAAACACTTGAATTGTTCCTAAGCCACGTCGACTAA
- a CDS encoding AAA family ATPase, with protein MNRVAVITVGKTHSGKTTFAKALERQLTNAIVVDQDNHAEILQNYYPALVPKEGANAIKYALTQTIVDHAVDQTDCHIILCNANRNLKGRLKLLDFYRLKGFTTILVNFDMADEVLKTRIDQSRRAIAILRTVSSFKDVLKRQQMESVGNPGVTPTPDEADYLFSVANEQQVEAAISDITIIASRGSDS; from the coding sequence GTGAACAGAGTAGCGGTCATCACGGTCGGCAAAACCCATAGCGGCAAAACGACATTCGCCAAAGCGCTTGAGCGACAGCTAACCAATGCCATCGTCGTCGATCAGGACAATCATGCAGAAATCCTGCAAAACTATTATCCGGCGCTCGTCCCGAAAGAGGGGGCGAATGCAATCAAGTATGCCCTGACACAGACGATTGTTGATCATGCGGTCGACCAAACCGATTGCCACATCATTTTGTGCAACGCCAATCGCAACTTGAAAGGCCGCTTGAAGCTGCTGGATTTTTATCGATTGAAAGGCTTTACGACTATCTTAGTGAACTTTGACATGGCAGACGAGGTATTGAAAACGAGAATCGATCAGTCCCGGCGTGCCATCGCAATCTTGCGCACCGTTTCTTCATTTAAGGATGTCCTCAAGCGTCAACAAATGGAATCTGTCGGTAACCCCGGCGTCACTCCAACGCCGGACGAAGCGGATTATCTGTTTAGCGTAGCAAATGAACAGCAAGTGGAAGCCGCCATTTCCGACATCACAATAATAGCTTCTAGGGGGAGTGACTCGTGA
- a CDS encoding heavy metal translocating P-type ATPase, whose amino-acid sequence MAKHDETKPHADDHSPGTGHHGMHEGDSTVQEEHVHTEHEHNGHDSEDHGGGHGHHGHGGHEDMVEDFKKRFFISLILTLPILAISPMIQHFMGVDWRFDNDMYVLFALSTIVFFYGGWPFLVGGIAELKDKAPGMMTLIALAITIAYSYSTVVVFGWDGNQLYWELATLVVIMLLGHWIEMRSIMGASNALEQLVKLMPNEAHRLDDDKQVEDVPLSEIRNKDWVLVKPGEKIPVDGVIVEGRSAVDESMLTGESIPIEKEDGDAVIGGSVNKEGSLVVEVEKTGEDSYLSQVITMVKEAQESKSRTQDLTNRAAKWLFYLALVAGFVTLFAWLALGYSFDIAIERMVTVMVITCPHALGLAAPLVVAVSTSISAKQGLLIRNRADFEGARNLNAVVFDKTGTLTKGEFGVTDIVASEGYSEEQVLQLAAAIEQNSEHPIATGIVQSAKERNLTIGKVTDFESITGKGIQGQVDGMKVNAVSPGYIKGENLPYDEHVFNALSEEGKTVVFVLADDKLAGMIALADMVRDTAKQAVAALKEKGIHSIMLTGDNQKVANWVAAQLGIEEVYAEVLPDDKANQIKKIKDKGWRVAMTGDGVNDAPALATADLGIAIGAGTDVAMETADVVLVKSNPNDVVALIDLSKKTYRKMVQNLWWATGYNIFAIPLAAGVLAPWGIIVSPAVGAVFMSLSTVIVAINAKLLKA is encoded by the coding sequence ATGGCAAAACATGACGAAACGAAACCGCATGCAGACGATCATTCACCAGGTACAGGCCATCATGGCATGCATGAAGGCGATTCGACCGTGCAGGAAGAGCATGTGCACACAGAACATGAGCATAACGGACATGACTCGGAAGATCACGGAGGCGGACACGGCCATCACGGGCACGGTGGACATGAAGACATGGTGGAGGATTTCAAGAAGCGCTTTTTCATCTCGCTGATCCTGACCCTCCCGATCCTTGCGATTTCACCGATGATCCAGCATTTCATGGGCGTCGATTGGCGCTTTGACAACGATATGTATGTGTTGTTTGCCTTGTCGACAATCGTCTTTTTCTATGGCGGCTGGCCGTTTCTTGTGGGCGGCATCGCTGAACTGAAAGACAAAGCGCCAGGCATGATGACCTTGATTGCGCTCGCGATCACCATCGCCTACAGCTATAGCACCGTCGTCGTGTTCGGCTGGGACGGCAATCAGCTGTACTGGGAGCTCGCGACATTGGTCGTCATCATGCTGCTTGGGCATTGGATTGAAATGCGCTCCATTATGGGGGCGTCGAACGCGCTCGAACAGCTCGTCAAATTGATGCCCAATGAAGCGCATCGCTTGGATGACGATAAACAAGTCGAAGATGTGCCTTTGTCCGAAATCCGCAACAAGGACTGGGTATTGGTCAAGCCGGGCGAGAAGATTCCAGTCGATGGTGTCATCGTCGAAGGCCGTTCCGCAGTCGATGAATCGATGCTGACGGGTGAATCGATCCCGATTGAAAAAGAAGACGGCGATGCGGTCATCGGCGGATCGGTCAATAAAGAGGGTTCGCTCGTCGTGGAAGTCGAGAAGACCGGGGAAGATTCGTATTTGTCCCAAGTCATCACGATGGTCAAGGAAGCCCAGGAATCAAAATCCAGAACGCAGGATTTAACGAACCGTGCCGCGAAATGGCTGTTTTATTTGGCGCTCGTCGCCGGATTCGTTACGCTGTTTGCCTGGCTTGCACTCGGCTACTCGTTTGATATCGCCATCGAACGCATGGTGACGGTCATGGTCATCACCTGCCCGCACGCACTTGGTCTTGCAGCACCGCTCGTCGTCGCGGTATCGACATCGATTTCAGCGAAGCAAGGCTTATTGATCCGCAACCGTGCCGATTTCGAAGGGGCGCGCAATTTGAACGCCGTCGTCTTCGATAAAACAGGAACCCTGACGAAGGGCGAGTTTGGGGTCACCGACATCGTCGCCAGCGAAGGCTACAGCGAAGAACAAGTGTTGCAGCTCGCCGCAGCGATCGAGCAGAACTCGGAACACCCGATTGCGACGGGGATCGTCCAATCAGCAAAAGAACGCAACTTGACGATCGGCAAAGTCACCGATTTCGAATCAATCACCGGCAAAGGCATACAAGGCCAAGTAGACGGCATGAAAGTCAACGCCGTCAGCCCTGGTTATATCAAAGGCGAAAACCTGCCATATGATGAACACGTCTTTAACGCTTTGTCGGAAGAAGGCAAAACAGTTGTTTTCGTTCTGGCGGATGACAAGCTCGCCGGCATGATCGCGCTTGCTGATATGGTGCGCGACACAGCAAAACAAGCGGTCGCGGCTTTGAAGGAAAAAGGCATCCACTCGATCATGCTGACAGGCGACAACCAAAAAGTCGCCAACTGGGTCGCCGCGCAACTTGGCATCGAGGAAGTATACGCCGAAGTGCTGCCGGACGACAAAGCGAACCAAATCAAGAAAATCAAAGACAAAGGCTGGCGCGTCGCCATGACCGGAGACGGCGTAAACGATGCCCCCGCACTCGCAACCGCCGACCTCGGCATCGCAATCGGCGCCGGGACAGATGTTGCGATGGAAACAGCAGACGTCGTCCTCGTCAAAAGCAATCCGAACGATGTTGTCGCGCTCATCGATTTGTCGAAAAAGACCTACCGCAAAATGGTCCAGAACTTGTGGTGGGCGACCGGCTATAATATTTTCGCCATCCCGCTCGCTGCCGGCGTCCTGGCACCGTGGGGCATCATCGTCAGCCCGGCAGTCGGTGCCGTGTTCATGAGCTTGAGTACGGTCATCGTCGCGATCAATGCGAAATTACTGAAGGCTTAA
- a CDS encoding GNAT family N-acetyltransferase, with translation MMIEYEPRHREAVLRLLSHLPTAQQGVSVQQILSAYERQPERRLYLWEENEKVVGVIGIHIQKQTFAVQHIAVHPSFRNRGIGSALIQAVQEEYISQAMCSTQETKDFLDRCWHKQSQFS, from the coding sequence ATGATGATTGAATACGAACCACGCCACCGGGAGGCTGTACTGCGCTTGCTTTCCCATCTACCCACAGCCCAGCAAGGAGTTTCAGTCCAGCAAATACTCAGCGCCTACGAAAGACAACCGGAGCGCCGATTGTATCTGTGGGAGGAAAATGAAAAAGTGGTTGGAGTGATCGGCATCCACATACAGAAACAAACCTTTGCTGTGCAGCACATCGCCGTTCACCCTTCCTTCCGCAATCGAGGAATCGGCAGTGCCTTGATTCAAGCGGTCCAGGAAGAATACATTTCACAAGCGATGTGTTCGACTCAAGAAACCAAAGATTTTCTGGACAGATGCTGGCACAAGCAATCTCAATTTAGTTGA
- a CDS encoding response regulator transcription factor, producing the protein MHKILLIDDEQRMLDLLSLYLTPHQYQCTKAQGPREALRYLETQAFDIVLLDIMMPEMSGFELCAKIRSFSDVPIIMLTAREQQEDIVKGLKLGADDYITKPFNEEELLARIEALLRRQAPKNIIEVGGLKWNEERFELSYLGTPIKLTPKEFFMVGQLVKNPGKVFSRDQLILLIWGYDSETEGRTIDSHVRNVREKIRQSGFPVDKHFLTVWGVGYKWLNEAE; encoded by the coding sequence GTGCATAAAATTTTATTGATCGACGACGAGCAGCGCATGCTCGATTTATTGTCCTTGTATTTAACGCCCCATCAGTATCAATGCACAAAAGCGCAAGGACCGCGGGAAGCTTTGCGTTATTTGGAAACGCAGGCGTTCGATATCGTCTTGCTCGACATCATGATGCCCGAGATGAGCGGTTTTGAGCTATGCGCCAAAATCCGCAGTTTTTCCGATGTGCCGATCATCATGCTGACGGCGCGCGAGCAGCAGGAAGACATCGTCAAAGGGCTCAAGCTCGGCGCGGATGATTACATCACCAAGCCATTTAATGAAGAAGAATTGCTCGCCCGCATCGAAGCGCTGCTCAGGCGGCAGGCGCCGAAAAACATTATCGAAGTGGGCGGTTTGAAATGGAACGAAGAACGCTTTGAACTGAGCTATTTGGGTACGCCGATCAAACTGACGCCGAAAGAATTCTTCATGGTCGGGCAATTAGTGAAAAACCCGGGCAAAGTGTTTTCGCGCGACCAATTGATTTTGCTCATCTGGGGCTATGACTCGGAAACAGAAGGGCGCACGATCGATTCGCACGTCCGCAACGTCCGGGAGAAAATCCGCCAATCCGGCTTTCCGGTCGACAAGCATTTCCTGACCGTTTGGGGCGTCGGCTATAAATGGTTGAACGAAGCCGAATAA
- a CDS encoding sensor histidine kinase, translating into MFNRLALKIGLLFFFFIVSIELFLFSTLYITYVNERVDEVMTNLLARGNTHSEVLEDSFNETTLSHVAMMESSSDFIVIITDETGNELTHSDRIEPEMLDVLGHTDIEQIPEQGEILEDNWRDERFIATDSPITIGGEHRGHVFMFAETNHIKEMVDRMRNQFILGGLISVLLTVITIFLLSRFITLPLIRMKEATEKLGKGQSEVALHIERNDELGELANAITHLSDDLDRLKQERNDFLASISHELRTPLTYVKGYADIASRPGLTEQERDEYLAIIREETGHLTKLIKQLFELAQLDHNQFTIQKEQVQIDALCHSVAALVRPAFNDKNITISVECDPEITAWIDPARFQQVLLNILDNARKHSEPNTTLTLQGRQDQESITLSVTDAGEGIPQKDLPFVFDRLYRVDKSRSRQFGGSGLGLAIAKELVESHGGHITIDSTPKLGTTVTITLKRGDGRA; encoded by the coding sequence ATGTTCAATCGACTGGCATTAAAAATCGGCCTATTATTTTTCTTCTTCATCGTCAGCATCGAATTGTTCTTGTTTTCGACGCTCTACATCACCTATGTCAACGAACGCGTCGATGAAGTGATGACAAACTTGCTCGCGAGGGGCAATACCCATAGCGAAGTGCTCGAAGACAGCTTCAACGAAACGACCTTGTCCCACGTCGCGATGATGGAATCGTCCTCGGACTTCATTGTCATCATCACGGATGAAACCGGCAATGAATTGACCCATTCCGACCGGATCGAACCGGAAATGCTCGACGTGCTCGGCCATACCGATATCGAACAGATTCCGGAACAAGGCGAAATCCTTGAAGACAATTGGCGCGACGAGCGCTTTATCGCGACCGACAGCCCGATCACCATCGGCGGCGAGCACCGCGGCCATGTCTTTATGTTCGCGGAAACGAATCATATTAAAGAAATGGTCGACCGCATGAGAAATCAATTCATTCTCGGCGGCTTGATCTCGGTGCTGTTGACGGTCATCACCATTTTCCTATTGTCGCGCTTTATCACCTTGCCGCTCATTCGCATGAAAGAAGCGACCGAGAAACTGGGCAAAGGCCAAAGCGAAGTGGCGCTTCATATCGAACGCAACGATGAGCTCGGTGAACTGGCGAATGCCATCACCCATCTATCCGATGATTTGGACCGGCTCAAGCAAGAACGCAACGATTTTCTTGCGAGCATCTCCCATGAACTGCGCACGCCGCTCACCTATGTGAAAGGCTACGCCGATATCGCGAGCCGCCCTGGGCTGACGGAACAAGAGCGGGATGAATACCTCGCGATCATCCGCGAGGAAACCGGCCATTTGACGAAGCTCATCAAGCAACTATTCGAACTGGCACAGCTCGACCACAATCAATTTACGATCCAGAAAGAACAAGTGCAGATCGATGCGCTATGCCATTCGGTCGCAGCGCTCGTGCGCCCGGCATTCAATGACAAGAACATCACGATTTCAGTCGAATGCGATCCGGAAATCACCGCGTGGATCGACCCGGCGCGTTTCCAGCAAGTCTTGCTGAATATCCTCGACAATGCGCGCAAGCATTCCGAGCCGAACACTACGTTGACCTTGCAAGGGCGTCAAGACCAGGAATCCATCACACTGAGCGTGACCGATGCGGGCGAAGGCATTCCGCAAAAAGACTTGCCGTTTGTCTTCGACCGCCTGTACCGCGTAGACAAATCCAGATCCCGTCAGTTTGGCGGCAGCGGTCTTGGACTCGCAATCGCCAAGGAGCTGGTCGAATCGCACGGCGGCCACATCACCATCGATTCTACGCCGAAGTTGGGAACGACGGTCACCATTACATTGAAAAGGGGGGACGGGCGTGCATAA
- a CDS encoding YdhK family protein — protein sequence MMDHSGSGEVPDDLQEAQNPTYEVGGQAIIETDHMSGMQGAEATIAGAYDTTVYAVSYTPEGGGDPVEDHKWVIHEELEDAPEEPYAAGDEVVLDADHMEGMDGASATIDSAEQTTVYMIDFTTTDTEEEVTNHKWVTEDELAPVE from the coding sequence ATGATGGATCATTCCGGTTCCGGCGAAGTTCCGGACGATTTGCAGGAAGCACAAAATCCAACATATGAAGTCGGAGGACAAGCCATTATCGAGACAGATCATATGAGCGGTATGCAAGGTGCTGAAGCAACCATCGCCGGCGCATATGATACGACTGTGTACGCGGTGAGCTATACGCCTGAGGGCGGTGGCGATCCTGTCGAAGACCACAAATGGGTGATCCACGAAGAATTAGAAGATGCACCTGAAGAACCTTACGCAGCGGGAGATGAAGTCGTGCTCGATGCCGACCACATGGAAGGCATGGACGGCGCTTCTGCAACCATCGATTCTGCCGAACAGACGACTGTTTACATGATTGATTTCACAACAACCGATACTGAAGAAGAAGTGACCAACCATAAATGGGTCACAGAAGATGAATTAGCGCCTGTTGAGTAA
- a CDS encoding DUF4037 domain-containing protein — MELKKLAMRAAEQYAHILNIEAVMLVGSVSRDWQDEFSDIELLIFWRQAPSDEERQQIIRQLGGELLEFHPYEEEEWAETYTVDGVKLEISSFLTETIRQTIHQVTRELDVDPDKQCIVAAVQYGIPLYGDAAIEQLKKQVEHYPLELQEAGINYYSDFGSRWNNREALVHRKDWLMFYKVVVSVQTNIMGLLFGLNRQFIPHPAFKWQRSLEKSSG; from the coding sequence ATGGAACTCAAAAAACTAGCGATGCGAGCTGCTGAACAGTACGCACACATCCTTAATATAGAAGCGGTCATGCTGGTGGGATCGGTATCGAGGGATTGGCAAGACGAATTTTCGGATATTGAATTGCTCATCTTTTGGAGGCAAGCGCCATCCGACGAAGAGCGTCAACAAATCATCCGTCAACTGGGCGGAGAACTATTGGAATTTCATCCATATGAAGAGGAGGAATGGGCGGAAACCTACACAGTGGACGGCGTGAAATTAGAAATCAGCAGTTTCCTAACCGAGACGATCCGCCAAACCATCCATCAAGTGACCCGAGAACTCGACGTCGATCCGGACAAGCAATGCATTGTCGCAGCTGTCCAATACGGCATTCCGCTCTATGGGGATGCGGCGATTGAGCAGCTGAAAAAACAAGTCGAGCATTATCCGCTTGAATTGCAAGAAGCGGGGATTAATTATTATAGCGACTTCGGAAGCCGTTGGAACAACCGGGAAGCACTCGTTCATCGGAAGGATTGGCTCATGTTCTACAAAGTGGTCGTTTCCGTCCAAACGAATATCATGGGCCTGCTGTTCGGCTTGAATCGCCAATTCATTCCCCATCCGGCATTCAAATGGCAGCGCTCATTGGAGAAATCTTCGGGCTGA
- a CDS encoding NUDIX hydrolase, whose amino-acid sequence MGDIKKVWQGAAGVVIDQGKILMVKSKASGKWSIPSGEIEMGESPQQACVREVWEETGFLIEVKQQLHTKNVQIGNYEVTSHYFLCEVISGDICFQDPDNEIDEITWKTEAELKELLHDYPEDQEHLIAFMNRAAAIQ is encoded by the coding sequence GTGGGAGACATTAAAAAAGTTTGGCAAGGCGCAGCTGGAGTAGTGATCGACCAAGGTAAAATCCTCATGGTGAAATCGAAGGCATCCGGTAAATGGAGCATCCCGTCCGGAGAAATCGAAATGGGCGAATCCCCGCAACAAGCATGCGTGAGGGAAGTGTGGGAAGAAACCGGCTTTCTCATTGAGGTGAAGCAACAGCTTCATACGAAAAATGTGCAAATCGGCAATTACGAAGTCACCAGCCATTATTTTCTGTGCGAAGTCATCTCAGGCGATATTTGTTTCCAGGACCCGGATAATGAAATCGACGAAATTACGTGGAAAACAGAAGCCGAACTGAAAGAACTGCTTCACGATTACCCGGAAGACCAAGAACACCTCATTGCGTTCATGAATCGCGCGGCGGCTATCCAGTAA
- a CDS encoding haloacid dehalogenase type II produces the protein MDKPIKAFIFDVYGTLFDVIAIKEQCEDVFPGHGEAISQTWRTKQVEYFMMRQLMGKYDTLYAVTRSALKYALEDEGLESTDDIEEQLMDAYLHLPLYEESEAVLQQLQDHQLVVFSNGSHNMLDPLIENAGIKDLLDKAVSVDEIKQFKPAPAAYQYVLDQLNIERDEILFMSSNGWDISGAKNFGFRTAWINRKEAPIEQLGLEPDYVFSDLNGLLKWK, from the coding sequence ATGGACAAACCAATCAAAGCGTTCATCTTCGATGTGTACGGCACATTATTCGACGTCATCGCCATCAAAGAGCAATGCGAGGACGTATTTCCGGGGCACGGCGAAGCAATCAGCCAGACGTGGCGCACGAAGCAAGTCGAATATTTCATGATGCGCCAGCTCATGGGCAAATATGACACCTTGTACGCCGTCACCCGAAGCGCTCTGAAATACGCACTTGAAGACGAGGGGCTCGAATCGACAGATGATATCGAAGAGCAATTGATGGACGCCTATTTGCATTTGCCGCTCTACGAAGAATCGGAAGCGGTATTGCAACAGCTGCAGGATCACCAACTCGTCGTGTTCTCGAACGGCTCGCACAATATGCTCGACCCTTTGATCGAAAACGCAGGAATAAAAGACTTGCTCGACAAAGCCGTCAGCGTCGATGAAATCAAGCAGTTCAAGCCGGCACCGGCAGCTTATCAATACGTATTGGACCAATTGAACATCGAGCGCGACGAAATCCTGTTCATGTCATCAAATGGCTGGGACATCTCGGGAGCGAAAAATTTCGGCTTCCGCACCGCGTGGATCAACCGCAAAGAAGCGCCGATCGAACAGCTCGGCCTGGAGCCGGATTATGTATTTTCGGACTTGAATGGCTTGTTGAAATGGAAATAG